A region from the Vulpes lagopus strain Blue_001 chromosome 5, ASM1834538v1, whole genome shotgun sequence genome encodes:
- the LOC121490620 gene encoding formin-like protein 5, with protein sequence MAPSAQNVGSQRSRFWRHLPLPSSRESPPRRRGRLRPTSSLPPSPFSSFPPAASPLLLPPPPPTFPHPVCVPLPLRLAGRLGRPRPEKEAGAQAAAATRGCGGERDPRPRGGPASGHGTRGLPVHPQPRAAGPGLAAGWRRDTSSCLSILRTPSPPAGRCFLKALSLELHFLGL encoded by the exons ATGGCACCTTCAGCCCAAAACGTGGGGTCCCAGCGCAGCCGCTTCTGGCGGCATCTGCCGCTCCCCAGCTCGCGGGAGAGCCCGCCCCGAAGGAGGGGCCGGCTCCGCCCCACCTCCtcgctgcctccctcccccttctcttcctttcctccggCCGcgagccccctcctcctccctcctcctcctccaacctTCCCCCACCCGGTTTGTGTGCCCCTCCCGCTGCGACTGGCTGGGAGGctcggccgcccccgccccgagaaGGAGGCGGGGGCGCAAGCCGCGGCGGCCACCCGAGGCTGCGGAGGGGAACGAGATCCGAGGCCCCGGGGCGGCCCTGCATCTGGACACGGCACGCGGGGGCTGCCTGTGCACCCCCAGCCGAGGGCCGCGGGGCCTGGCCTCGCCGCGGGGTGGAGGAG GGACACTTCCAGCTGCCTCTCCATCCTTAGAACACCTTCTCCACCTGCTGGCAGATGTTTCCTGAAAGCACTGAGCTTAGAGCTTCATTTCTTAGGCCTCTGA